In Natronococcus occultus SP4, the following proteins share a genomic window:
- a CDS encoding DUF5658 family protein gives MGVDQGRASQWLPDEMSPRTLERALWLLVALSLVGDVVTTFVGLQLGLAESNPIARNVIYSHGLTGMLAMKGAAVGVGLACRPLLPQAYRMIVPAGLAVPWTVAVGINLYMISQVV, from the coding sequence ATGGGTGTCGACCAGGGACGGGCCTCCCAGTGGCTCCCCGACGAGATGTCGCCGAGGACGCTCGAGCGCGCGCTCTGGCTGCTTGTCGCCCTCTCGCTGGTCGGCGACGTCGTCACGACGTTCGTCGGGCTCCAGCTCGGGCTGGCCGAGTCGAACCCGATCGCCAGAAACGTGATCTACAGCCACGGGCTGACCGGAATGCTCGCAATGAAAGGTGCCGCCGTCGGCGTCGGCCTCGCCTGTCGGCCCCTCCTCCCGCAGGCGTACCGGATGATCGTCCCCGCCGGGCTCGCGGTCCCCTGGACCGTCGCGGTCGGGATCAACCTCTACATGATCTCGCAGGTCGTCTGA
- a CDS encoding PH domain-containing protein, translating to MTTATSDSDPDSDPAADTHPGVDEPTDRERIDAWLALADDETVRWHGRPRIQTVVPWLAVAVLGMAGIAVAVAVGWLSPLALGWLPVLSALPLWRYVRVARTAFVITDRRVAIRRGVLGVSVRAVALERTQNTTVTQGAIETVIDAGTVAVETASGSTLAFRSIDDPLVVRRVLERAATGDAVGEIPGTRAQWEAVRDEVRNWRVTIEDATDPCEDR from the coding sequence ATGACGACCGCGACGTCCGATTCCGACCCCGACTCGGATCCAGCGGCCGACACCCACCCGGGAGTCGACGAGCCGACCGACCGGGAGCGGATCGACGCCTGGCTTGCGCTCGCGGACGACGAGACGGTCCGGTGGCACGGTCGCCCGCGGATCCAGACGGTGGTCCCCTGGCTGGCGGTCGCCGTCCTCGGCATGGCTGGGATCGCCGTCGCCGTCGCTGTCGGGTGGCTCTCGCCGCTGGCGCTTGGCTGGCTCCCGGTGCTTTCGGCGTTGCCACTGTGGCGCTACGTTCGGGTCGCCAGGACGGCGTTCGTGATCACGGATCGTCGAGTGGCGATCAGGCGGGGCGTCCTCGGGGTTTCAGTGCGTGCGGTCGCGCTCGAACGGACCCAGAACACGACCGTTACTCAGGGGGCGATCGAGACGGTGATCGATGCCGGCACGGTCGCCGTCGAGACCGCCAGCGGATCGACGCTGGCGTTTCGCTCGATCGACGACCCGCTTGTCGTCCGGCGCGTCCTCGAGCGGGCCGCGACGGGCGACGCGGTCGGTGAGATCCCCGGAACGCGAGCGCAGTGGGAGGCGGTTCGGGACGAGGTTCGGAACTGGCGAGTGACGATCGAGGACGCGACCGACCCGTGCGAAGATCGCTGA
- a CDS encoding PH domain-containing protein: MSASGEDALEWLSLEDDETIVWAGGPDRRTLVPTLAIGIPLSIVLIGILIIVGEYLRVRNTDYVITDEAIYRKTGVLSRDVKRIDHEKVQDISYSQSALGSAFGYGTVELTTAGGAGVEMAFRSVTDPRTVQQRISEQVASHRDPDRGEDDVLEEILAELRAIRTLLEESNGAAVEDERGDVPTIEGERLPEPDPGPDSESTREPDSGTERSGSERRSPVRRERPPGDSIATDEDVPETDLPEERSPGDGPATNDERSRR; encoded by the coding sequence ATGTCGGCCTCCGGTGAGGACGCCCTCGAGTGGCTCTCGCTGGAGGACGACGAGACGATCGTCTGGGCCGGCGGCCCCGATCGCCGTACGCTGGTGCCGACGCTCGCGATCGGGATCCCCCTCTCGATCGTGCTGATCGGGATCCTCATCATCGTCGGGGAGTATCTCCGCGTTCGCAACACGGACTACGTGATCACCGACGAGGCGATCTACAGGAAGACGGGCGTGCTCTCCAGGGACGTCAAACGTATCGACCACGAGAAAGTTCAGGACATCTCCTACAGTCAGTCCGCGCTCGGCTCTGCCTTCGGCTACGGTACCGTCGAGCTCACGACCGCGGGCGGGGCCGGCGTCGAAATGGCTTTCCGATCGGTCACCGACCCACGGACGGTCCAGCAACGGATCAGCGAACAGGTTGCGAGCCACCGCGACCCGGATCGGGGCGAGGACGACGTCCTCGAGGAGATCCTCGCCGAGCTGCGGGCGATCCGCACGCTCCTCGAGGAGAGCAACGGTGCGGCGGTCGAGGACGAACGCGGCGACGTGCCGACGATCGAGGGCGAACGGCTGCCCGAACCCGATCCTGGCCCCGATTCGGAGTCCACGCGCGAACCGGACTCCGGGACGGAACGGTCCGGGTCGGAGCGGCGATCACCCGTTCGTCGGGAGCGACCGCCGGGCGACTCGATCGCGACCGACGAGGACGTCCCCGAAACGGACTTGCCCGAGGAGCGGTCGCCCGGGGACGGACCCGCAACGAACGACGAGCGATCCCGCCGATGA